Proteins from a genomic interval of Rosa chinensis cultivar Old Blush chromosome 2, RchiOBHm-V2, whole genome shotgun sequence:
- the LOC112187475 gene encoding monothiol glutaredoxin-S15, mitochondrial, with product MARSISNLLFKGLSFSSVPASRSSTIAPGLLYLNGMRYSTSVPNDPDTHDDFKPTDKFKGSGLSLKDIVERDVKENPVMLYMKGVPDSPQCGFSSLAVRVLSLYHVPLSARNILEDPELKNAVKAYSTWPTFPQIFIKGEFIGGSDIILNMHQNGELKEKLKDIAANQEKSE from the exons ATGGCTAGGTCTATTTCAAATTTGCTCTTCAAGGGTCTCTCATTTTCAAGCGTCCCAGCTTCTCGTTCTTCCACAATT GCTCCTGGGCTACTTTATCTCAATGGAATGAGATACTCCACCTCTGTGCCGAATGATCCCGATACGCATGATGACTTTAAACCCACGGATAAGTTTAAGGGTTCTGGCCTTAGCTTGAAGGACATCGTTGAACGG GATGTCAAGGAAAACCCTGTAATGCTTTATATGAAAGGAGTGCCTGATTCTCCTCAATGCGGATTCAGCTCACTTGCAGTGAGAGTGTTATCACTATACC ATGTTCCTTTGAGTGCTAGAAATATCTTGGAAGATCCTGAGCTGAAAAATGCTGTGAAAGCCTATAG CACCTGGCCAACATTTCCACAGATTTTCATCAAGGGGGAGTTTATTGGAGGTTCAGATATTATTCTCAATATGCATCAG AACGGTGAGCTTAAGGAAAAGCTTAAGGATATTGCAGCCAATCAGGAGAAGTCTGAATGA
- the LOC112187487 gene encoding uncharacterized protein LOC112187487, protein MPKVRRSSSLSLDRSRASPYPCTSEDAEQYKLNSPLESTENAKEWEDTRCPICMEHPHNAVLIKCSSHEMGCRPYMCNTSYRHSNCLDQFCKSSVPESTTMMLQELPLTHTASHGSREEESLPGQTSPCGSQLQPHPACPLCRGKIYGYIVVEAARHFMNCKVRSCSSETCDFNGTYSELRKHARSEHPYVRPSEVDPNRHRDWMRLERQRDLQDVLSIVQVGSGDDIIPDPSTDGGWMTSLLSAMFRSFEIMIFSQLMESSSDMEQTHSRRSGRMTRVQQDNDTIPAARRNNTVSDSTSRPRGLRWRAPNNNGETARTSRLSHNSLSGETSHTSRWSNNSLEEASRAPRWGNSLSEEGTNRVLRRGNNSVSETTRPSRWGNNSVPEESNRVHRWGNNSVPESNRVHRWGNNSLSEESRWGNNSLSEEAGHASRWGNTSVPESTPRPRRLRWRNQWPTYNNRSSNI, encoded by the exons ATGCCCAAAGTCAGACGATCATCTTCCTTGTCTCTTGATCGATCTAGGGCATCACCTTATCCTTGCACCTCTGAGGATGCTGAGCAATACAAGTTGAATAGTCCGTTAGAAAGCACAGAGAACGCAAAAGAATGGGAAGATACTAGATGCCCCATCTGCATGGAACACCCACATAATGCTGTTCTTATAAAATGTTCCTCTCATGAGATGGGCTGCAGGCCGTACATGTGCAATACAAGCTACCGGCACTCAAATTGTCTTGACCAGTTTTGTAAGTCTTCTGTACCTGAGTCCACAACAATGATGTTGCAAGAACTTCCTCTGACACACACAGCCTCTCACGGTTCTAGGGAAGAAGAATCGCTGCCTGGGCAAACCAGCCCTTGTGGAAGTCAGTTGCAACCACATCCAGCTTGCCCTCTTTGTCGGGGAAAGATCTATGGGTATATTGTTGTAGAGGCTGCTCGTCACTTCATGAATTGCAAAGTGAGGAGCTGCTCTTCTGAGACATGCGACTTTAATGGAACTTATTCAGAACTGAGGAAGCATGCGAGGTCTGAACACCCTTATGTCCGGCCATCAGAGGTGGATCCAAATCGTCATCGTGATTGGATGAGATTGGAACGTCAAAGGGACTTGCAAGATGTACTTAGCATAGTCCAAGTAGGGTCTGGAGATGATATTATTCCGGATCCATCAACAGATGGTGGCTGGATGACTTCCCTTTTAAGTGCTATGTTTCGCTCGTTTGAGATTATGATTTTTTCTCAATTGATGGAGAGTTCAAGTGACATGGAACAAACTCATAGTAGAAGATCAGGGAGAATGACTAGGGTCCAGCAAGACAATGACACAATCCCTGCTGCTAGAAGGAACAACACTGTATCAGATAGCACATCCCGTCCCAGAGGTCTACGTTGGCGAGCACCAAATAATAATGGCGAGACAGCTCGTACCTCCAGATTGAGCCACAATTCTTTGTCAGGGGAGACTAGCCATACCTCTAGATGGAGCAACAACTCATTGGAGGAGGCTAGCCGTGCCCCTAGATGGGGTAACTCCTTATCTGAGGAGGGTACTAACCGTGTCCTTAGAAGGGGTAACAACAGCGTATCGGAGACTACCCGTCCCTCCAGATGGGGCAACAACTCTGTGCCGGAGGAGAGTAATCGTGTCCACAGATGGGGTAACAACTCCGTGCCAGAGAGTAATCGTGTCCACAGATGGGGCAACAACTCCTTATCAGAGGAGAGTAGATGGGGCAACAACTCCTTATCGGAAGAGGCTGGGCATGCCTCTAGATGGGGCAATACTTCTGTACCAGAAAGCACACCCCGTCCTCGAAGACTGAGATGGAGAAATCAATGGCCAACGTACAATAACAGAAG TTCAAACATTTGA